Proteins encoded together in one Rossellomorea sp. y25 window:
- a CDS encoding DNA topoisomerase III: MKKILVLAEKPSVGRDIARVLQCTKKGNGFLEGNEYIVTWALGHLVTLAEPESYDDRYKSWNLEDLPMLPPSLNLVVIKKTGKQFSSVKAQMNRPDVKEIVIATDAGREGELVARWIIEKARVNKPLKRLWISSVTDRAIKDGFNKLKDAQKYENLYAAAQARSEADWYVGMNATRALTTKHNAQLSCGRVQTPTLSIIAQREEEIRNFKPQTYYGAQATTECGTFIWTNRKNKDTKTFSKEEITNVMNLLKDKKEITIQSVKKSLKKNYAPSLYDLTELQRDAHKIFGFSAKETLSIMQKLYEQHKLVTYPRTDSKHLSSDMVSTLKDRLKAVSVQPYRKMAHLALQSSMQLSKAYVDDQKVTDHHAIIPTEETPFLQKLQDRERKIYELIVKRFLAAFYPPYLYEQTTIEARIGTETFQTKGKRILENGWKEVYDFDSEKDQLLSKMEEGDMFTVLAMKETEGKTDPPGRFNEGTLLSAMENPKKFMKDSNKDLLNTIHEAGGLGTVATRADIIEKLFNSGVIEPKGKEIVITSKGKQLLDLAPLELQSPTLTAEWEQKLEKIANGSLNKQEFLKEIKDYTKKSVSEIKNSTKKFSHDNLTGTKCPDCGNLMLEIKNKHGKKLVCQDRECGHRKNISKKTNARCPNCHKRLDLRGEGEGQMFTCVCGHREKLSTFNDRRKKAKNSKATKRDVNKYLKTQQKEEPVNTALADALAKLKLDQ; the protein is encoded by the coding sequence ATGAAAAAGATTTTAGTCCTGGCAGAAAAGCCTTCTGTCGGTAGAGATATTGCCAGAGTACTTCAGTGTACGAAAAAAGGAAATGGATTCCTGGAAGGGAACGAATATATTGTTACCTGGGCCCTGGGGCATTTAGTCACATTAGCAGAACCTGAAAGCTACGATGACCGCTACAAATCATGGAACCTTGAGGATTTACCTATGCTTCCCCCATCCCTCAACCTCGTGGTCATTAAGAAGACAGGGAAGCAATTTAGTTCAGTCAAAGCGCAAATGAACCGTCCGGACGTAAAAGAGATTGTCATTGCCACTGATGCCGGTCGGGAAGGGGAGCTTGTTGCCCGCTGGATCATTGAAAAGGCCCGGGTAAATAAACCGCTGAAACGATTATGGATTTCATCTGTCACCGACAGAGCGATTAAAGACGGATTCAATAAACTGAAAGATGCCCAAAAATACGAAAACCTATATGCTGCTGCCCAAGCGAGATCTGAAGCCGATTGGTATGTGGGAATGAATGCAACCAGGGCTCTGACTACCAAGCACAATGCACAGTTATCATGTGGACGTGTACAAACACCTACGTTAAGCATCATTGCTCAAAGGGAAGAAGAAATCAGGAACTTTAAACCACAAACTTATTATGGGGCACAAGCCACAACGGAATGCGGTACGTTCATTTGGACAAACCGTAAAAATAAAGATACAAAAACATTTTCTAAAGAAGAAATAACAAACGTCATGAATTTACTGAAAGACAAAAAGGAAATCACTATTCAGTCAGTAAAAAAATCCCTAAAGAAGAATTACGCTCCTTCTTTATATGATTTAACTGAACTCCAAAGGGATGCCCATAAGATTTTTGGCTTCTCAGCTAAAGAAACACTATCCATTATGCAGAAATTGTACGAGCAGCATAAATTAGTAACCTATCCTAGAACAGATAGCAAGCATTTATCCAGTGATATGGTATCTACATTGAAGGACCGATTGAAAGCAGTGAGCGTCCAACCTTATCGCAAAATGGCTCATTTAGCGTTGCAGAGCTCAATGCAGCTTTCAAAAGCATATGTCGATGACCAAAAGGTGACAGATCACCATGCCATTATCCCGACGGAGGAGACACCGTTCCTCCAAAAGTTACAGGACCGTGAAAGAAAGATCTATGAATTAATCGTGAAACGCTTCTTAGCCGCATTCTACCCTCCATACCTGTATGAGCAAACGACAATAGAAGCAAGGATAGGTACTGAAACCTTTCAGACAAAAGGAAAGCGGATTTTAGAAAACGGTTGGAAAGAAGTATATGATTTTGATTCCGAAAAAGATCAATTGCTATCAAAAATGGAAGAAGGGGATATGTTTACTGTTCTGGCAATGAAAGAAACAGAAGGAAAAACGGACCCTCCCGGCCGTTTCAATGAAGGAACACTTCTATCTGCTATGGAAAATCCTAAAAAGTTCATGAAAGATAGCAACAAAGATCTTCTCAATACCATACATGAAGCGGGGGGACTGGGTACAGTTGCGACAAGGGCAGATATAATAGAAAAGCTTTTTAACTCAGGAGTGATTGAGCCGAAAGGAAAAGAAATTGTTATAACCTCTAAAGGAAAGCAATTATTGGATTTGGCCCCTCTTGAATTACAATCCCCGACACTCACAGCAGAGTGGGAGCAAAAACTTGAGAAAATCGCGAACGGTTCCCTTAATAAACAGGAATTTTTAAAAGAAATTAAAGACTACACGAAGAAATCAGTAAGTGAAATCAAGAATTCCACTAAGAAGTTCTCTCATGATAATCTAACGGGTACGAAATGTCCAGACTGTGGGAATCTGATGCTGGAGATAAAAAACAAGCATGGAAAAAAACTGGTCTGTCAAGATCGTGAATGCGGTCATCGGAAAAATATCAGTAAAAAGACGAATGCCCGTTGCCCTAACTGCCATAAGCGCTTGGATTTAAGAGGAGAAGGGGAAGGGCAGATGTTCACCTGTGTATGTGGACATAGAGAAAAACTATCAACGTTCAATGATCGTAGGAAAAAAGCAAAGAACAGTAAAGCTACAAAACGAGATGTAAATAAGTATTTGAAAACACAACAGAAGGAAGAGCCTGTCAATACCGCATTAGCTGATGCTTTAGCCAAATTAAAACTGGATCAGTAA
- a CDS encoding nitrilase-related carbon-nitrogen hydrolase — translation MSDLVKIGLIQASHDVDGSEGVDVHKEQAIKKHVELVRDAAKKGAQIICLQEIFYGPYFCSEQNPKWYDSAEEIPNGPTTKQFQALAKELSVVIVLPIYEREGIATYYNTAAVIDADGSYLGKYRKQHIPHVGVGEEGYGFWEKYYFKPGNLGYPVFDTAYAKVGVYICYDRHFPEGARLLGLKGAEIVFNPSATVAGLSEYLWKLEQPAHAVANGYYLGAINRVGFEGPWNMGEFYGQSYLVDPRGSFVSIGGRDSDEVIIGEMNKKLLREVRDTWQFYRDRRPETYNDMTALLP, via the coding sequence ATGTCAGACTTGGTGAAAATTGGACTTATTCAAGCTTCTCATGATGTGGATGGCAGTGAAGGAGTAGACGTCCATAAGGAGCAAGCGATCAAGAAACATGTGGAACTGGTCCGAGACGCAGCAAAAAAGGGAGCTCAAATCATTTGTTTACAGGAAATTTTCTATGGTCCTTATTTTTGCTCCGAACAAAATCCAAAGTGGTATGACTCTGCCGAAGAAATACCCAATGGTCCAACCACAAAACAGTTTCAGGCGTTAGCCAAAGAGCTTAGTGTCGTCATCGTTCTACCAATCTATGAGAGAGAAGGAATAGCCACTTACTATAATACAGCAGCGGTCATCGATGCAGATGGATCCTATCTCGGAAAATATCGGAAACAGCATATTCCACATGTGGGAGTTGGAGAGGAAGGTTACGGATTCTGGGAGAAATATTATTTTAAACCTGGTAACCTTGGGTACCCGGTATTCGATACTGCTTATGCAAAAGTGGGAGTTTATATTTGTTATGACCGTCATTTCCCTGAAGGAGCCCGCTTATTAGGATTAAAAGGGGCAGAAATTGTGTTCAATCCATCTGCAACCGTAGCTGGTTTATCTGAATACTTATGGAAGCTTGAGCAGCCTGCCCATGCGGTGGCAAACGGCTACTACTTAGGAGCTATTAATCGTGTTGGTTTTGAGGGTCCCTGGAATATGGGTGAATTTTACGGACAGTCTTATTTAGTCGATCCGAGAGGCAGCTTTGTTTCCATTGGAGGCAGAGATAGTGATGAGGTTATCATAGGTGAAATGAATAAGAAATTATTACGAGAAGTCCGGGATACATGGCAGTTCTATCGTGATCGCAGGCCTGAAACCTATAACGATATGACGGCTTTACTTCCTTGA
- a CDS encoding carbon starvation protein A — MLTFLASICILVVGYFIYSKVVEKIFGVDDSNVTPAYKKKDGLDYMPMSWWKASLVQLLNIAGLGPIFGAILGALYGPVAFLWIVIGTLFAGAVHDYFSGMLSLRHNGAQFPSIVGKYLGKPVQSVMNILSIVLMVLVAAAFTSGPAQLMAEVTPLNFMTSLILIFTYFLIATILPINKIIGKVYPFFGAILIFMAVAIGIGLFFFEHPVPNLTFENLHPNELPLWPLLMVTVSCGAISGFHSTQSPILARTLKRESEGRKVFYGAMVAEGIIALIWAAAGMAFFNGTAGLQEALAAGGPAGVVNEISNTTLGTLGGILAVLGVIILPVTTGDTALRSSRMMLADLLKDLRKKDVEGKWLPVLLVIPVAIPTFLLTQIDYTFLWRYVGWSNQVVATVMLWTAAIYLLQQARFHWICSIPALFMTGVVSSYIFYAPEGFGLPYSTAMIIGSVIWLAVLIWFVGQVVKYKPRRQKLLEMNSVNS; from the coding sequence ATGCTAACATTTCTTGCATCCATCTGTATTCTAGTAGTAGGTTATTTCATTTATTCAAAGGTGGTAGAAAAGATTTTCGGTGTTGATGATTCCAATGTGACACCTGCATATAAAAAGAAAGACGGCTTGGATTATATGCCCATGAGCTGGTGGAAAGCGAGCCTGGTTCAATTGTTAAACATTGCGGGGTTAGGTCCGATCTTCGGGGCAATTTTAGGTGCTTTATATGGACCTGTAGCATTTCTATGGATCGTGATCGGCACTCTGTTTGCAGGAGCGGTTCATGATTACTTTTCAGGAATGTTATCACTTAGGCATAATGGAGCACAGTTTCCTTCTATCGTGGGAAAATACTTAGGAAAGCCCGTGCAATCCGTTATGAACATTTTATCGATCGTGTTGATGGTTCTCGTAGCCGCTGCTTTTACGTCGGGACCTGCACAATTAATGGCTGAGGTAACACCTCTGAATTTTATGACGTCTCTTATCCTTATTTTTACATACTTTCTTATTGCGACTATCTTACCGATCAATAAGATTATTGGAAAGGTTTATCCGTTCTTTGGAGCAATCCTTATCTTTATGGCAGTGGCGATCGGAATTGGCTTGTTCTTCTTTGAGCATCCAGTCCCAAATCTAACATTTGAAAATTTACATCCAAATGAACTGCCTCTATGGCCTTTACTGATGGTTACTGTATCATGTGGAGCAATCTCTGGATTCCATTCCACTCAAAGTCCCATCTTAGCCAGAACCTTAAAAAGAGAAAGTGAAGGTCGGAAAGTATTCTATGGGGCGATGGTAGCTGAAGGGATCATTGCCTTGATCTGGGCTGCAGCAGGTATGGCATTCTTCAATGGAACGGCGGGGCTTCAAGAAGCGTTGGCCGCAGGCGGACCTGCTGGAGTGGTAAATGAGATCAGCAATACGACGTTAGGAACTTTAGGTGGAATACTGGCTGTCCTTGGTGTAATCATCCTTCCAGTTACAACAGGCGATACCGCTTTAAGATCCTCTAGAATGATGCTTGCAGATTTACTGAAAGATCTGCGGAAGAAAGATGTAGAAGGGAAATGGTTGCCGGTCTTGTTGGTCATTCCTGTGGCAATCCCGACATTTTTACTTACTCAAATCGACTATACCTTCCTGTGGAGATATGTAGGCTGGTCCAACCAGGTAGTAGCAACCGTCATGTTGTGGACCGCTGCCATTTATTTATTACAGCAGGCAAGGTTCCACTGGATTTGCAGCATCCCTGCATTGTTTATGACAGGAGTTGTGAGTTCGTATATTTTTTACGCTCCAGAAGGTTTTGGTCTACCTTATTCAACAGCGATGATAATTGGATCCGTCATTTGGTTGGCTGTCTTGATTTGGTTTGTAGGACAAGTAGTAAAATACAAACCCCGCAGACAAAAATTACTAGAGATGAACTCAGTAAATTCATAA
- the preA gene encoding NAD-dependent dihydropyrimidine dehydrogenase subunit PreA, translating into MANLNIDLAGIKSPNPFWLASAPPTNSGYQVQRAFEAGWGGAVWKTLGEPIINVSSRFAAVSFNGQRVAGFNNIELITDRPLEVNLKEIYETKKRFPNHAIIASLMVEPKQEKWHEIVKKVEDVGVDGLELNFGCPHGMAERGMGSASGQVPELVEKQTHWAKEVARTPVIVKLTPNITDITVTAEAAVRGGADAVSMINTINSLAGVDLDSWNTIPHVAGKGAHGGYCGPAVKPISLNMVAECARNPRINVPISGMGGVSNWQDAVEFMLMGASGVQVCTAAMHHGFRIVEDMLDGLNNYLDEKGIASVQDIVGKSVPRFSDWGNLDLNYSVVAKINTDVCINCNKCHIACEDTSHQCIDMLKDPKGNSYLKVREEDCVGCNLCSIVCPVDGAIDMIEVPSGHMPMTWNERQAVVGNLSEARANTAK; encoded by the coding sequence ATGGCAAATTTAAACATTGATTTAGCTGGAATAAAATCACCTAATCCATTTTGGCTGGCGTCCGCGCCGCCAACAAATTCAGGCTACCAGGTTCAGAGAGCATTCGAAGCCGGTTGGGGTGGAGCTGTGTGGAAAACATTAGGGGAGCCTATTATAAATGTATCTTCAAGGTTTGCAGCGGTAAGCTTTAACGGTCAAAGGGTAGCTGGATTTAATAATATAGAGCTTATTACAGATCGTCCATTAGAAGTGAATTTGAAGGAAATCTATGAAACAAAGAAACGGTTTCCGAATCATGCAATCATTGCATCATTAATGGTAGAGCCTAAACAAGAAAAGTGGCATGAGATCGTAAAGAAGGTTGAAGATGTCGGTGTTGATGGACTGGAACTGAATTTCGGATGTCCACACGGAATGGCTGAACGGGGGATGGGATCTGCGTCCGGTCAGGTACCTGAACTTGTTGAGAAACAAACCCATTGGGCGAAAGAGGTAGCCAGGACACCTGTAATTGTAAAGCTTACACCAAACATTACCGACATTACAGTCACAGCTGAAGCGGCTGTCCGCGGTGGAGCGGATGCAGTAAGTATGATCAATACAATCAACAGTTTAGCGGGGGTTGATCTGGATTCCTGGAACACCATTCCTCATGTAGCCGGAAAAGGTGCTCATGGAGGTTATTGCGGACCTGCAGTGAAGCCGATTTCATTGAATATGGTTGCCGAATGCGCCAGAAATCCACGTATCAACGTTCCGATTTCAGGGATGGGAGGAGTCTCAAATTGGCAGGATGCCGTCGAATTTATGCTAATGGGAGCATCGGGTGTTCAGGTATGCACTGCTGCTATGCATCACGGTTTTAGAATTGTCGAAGATATGCTTGATGGCTTAAATAATTATTTGGATGAAAAAGGGATTGCTTCAGTCCAGGATATCGTCGGGAAATCAGTACCGAGATTTTCTGATTGGGGAAATCTTGATCTAAATTATAGTGTTGTGGCAAAAATCAACACGGATGTATGTATTAACTGTAATAAATGTCATATTGCCTGTGAAGATACATCTCATCAATGCATTGACATGCTGAAAGACCCTAAAGGAAACAGCTATTTAAAAGTGCGGGAAGAAGATTGTGTCGGTTGTAATTTATGTTCGATTGTATGTCCGGTTGATGGAGCTATTGACATGATAGAGGTTCCAAGCGGACATATGCCAATGACATGGAATGAACGTCAAGCGGTGGTAGGGAACCTATCCGAAGCTAGAGCAAACACGGCGAAATAA
- a CDS encoding ankyrin repeat domain-containing protein codes for MTTFTIEEFFIAIETGDKVTVEKSLRNDTNLCNADNEHGLTALGVAAHYGHMEIVELLLNFGADINSLSNSKVSYIPSNTALHAGIAGKASKELVEFLLKQGANVNQPDSSGHTPLHIAAFDGSEEIVSLLLVHGEGQELHSGNERTPLEIAKERNNKEFLKAHEKFAKGKIQ; via the coding sequence ATGACAACCTTTACAATTGAAGAATTTTTTATAGCAATTGAAACCGGTGATAAAGTGACAGTAGAAAAGTCATTGAGAAATGACACAAACCTCTGTAATGCAGATAATGAACATGGATTAACGGCTTTGGGAGTGGCTGCACATTATGGACATATGGAGATTGTCGAACTTCTTTTGAATTTTGGTGCGGATATCAATTCCCTATCGAATTCGAAAGTTTCCTACATACCTTCCAACACAGCTTTGCATGCAGGGATAGCAGGGAAAGCCTCTAAAGAACTTGTGGAATTTTTACTAAAGCAAGGAGCGAATGTAAATCAACCGGATTCATCTGGTCACACACCTTTACATATCGCTGCTTTCGACGGAAGTGAAGAGATTGTGTCCCTATTACTGGTTCACGGAGAAGGGCAAGAGCTACATTCAGGAAATGAACGTACTCCATTGGAAATTGCAAAGGAAAGGAATAATAAAGAATTTTTAAAAGCGCATGAAAAATTTGCAAAAGGAAAGATACAGTAG
- the hydA gene encoding dihydropyrimidinase — MNKIIQNGTIVTATDTYKADVLIQNGKIAAIGKGFDTSSAEVIDAKGKYIFPGGIDPHTHLEMPFGGTVSKDDFESGTIAAAFGGTTTLIDFCLTNKGEPLQNAIDTWHAKSKDKAVIDYSFHLMIGEINQDVLSQLPEVMDKEGITSFKVFMAYKNVFQADDETLFRTLIAAKELGALVMVHAENGDVIEYLTEKALEEGKTEPIYHALTRPPELEGEATGRAAKLTGLADSQLYVVHVSCSDAVEQISAARSKGLNVWGETCPQYLVLDQTYLERPNFEGAKYVWSPPLREKWHQDVLWNALKSGQLQTLGSDQCSFDFQGQKDLGKDDFTKIPNGGPIVEDRVSILFSEGVEKGRISLNQFVDIMSTRSAKLFGLYPQKGTIAVGSDADVVIFDPSAERVISAETHHMAADYNPFEGMNIKGEPVSVLSRGEYVIKDKQFVGKLGTGKYIKRAKYGKLLASEESEALQSSKS, encoded by the coding sequence ATGAATAAAATAATTCAAAATGGAACCATTGTTACGGCAACAGACACATATAAAGCGGATGTGCTTATACAAAATGGGAAGATCGCAGCTATAGGTAAAGGATTCGATACTAGCAGTGCAGAAGTAATTGACGCGAAGGGAAAGTACATTTTTCCCGGTGGGATCGACCCCCATACTCATCTGGAAATGCCCTTCGGTGGGACGGTATCAAAGGATGATTTCGAGAGTGGAACCATTGCAGCAGCGTTTGGAGGAACGACGACACTCATTGATTTCTGTTTGACCAATAAGGGAGAACCTCTTCAAAATGCAATTGATACTTGGCATGCGAAGTCTAAGGATAAAGCAGTCATCGATTATAGTTTCCATTTAATGATCGGGGAAATCAATCAAGATGTTCTATCACAGCTTCCTGAGGTGATGGATAAAGAGGGGATTACATCATTCAAAGTCTTTATGGCATATAAGAATGTGTTCCAGGCAGACGATGAAACGCTATTTAGAACCTTAATAGCCGCGAAGGAATTAGGGGCACTGGTAATGGTACATGCTGAGAATGGCGACGTTATTGAGTATTTAACCGAAAAGGCTTTAGAGGAAGGGAAAACGGAACCAATTTATCACGCGTTGACGAGACCTCCTGAACTGGAGGGTGAAGCGACTGGCCGCGCAGCTAAACTAACCGGATTGGCAGATTCCCAATTATATGTTGTACATGTATCCTGCTCTGATGCCGTTGAACAGATTTCAGCAGCACGAAGTAAAGGATTGAATGTTTGGGGAGAAACATGTCCTCAGTATCTTGTGCTTGATCAAACCTATTTAGAGCGTCCGAATTTTGAGGGAGCTAAATACGTTTGGTCTCCGCCCCTTCGTGAGAAGTGGCACCAAGATGTTCTCTGGAATGCCTTGAAAAGTGGCCAGCTGCAAACGTTAGGGTCTGATCAATGCTCATTTGATTTCCAAGGGCAGAAGGATCTTGGGAAAGATGATTTCACTAAAATCCCGAATGGCGGACCGATTGTTGAGGACCGAGTATCCATATTATTCTCAGAAGGAGTTGAGAAAGGGCGGATAAGCTTAAACCAGTTTGTTGATATCATGTCTACTCGAAGTGCAAAGCTGTTTGGTCTTTATCCTCAGAAAGGAACCATTGCAGTGGGTTCTGATGCAGATGTGGTCATTTTCGATCCAAGTGCTGAGAGAGTGATAAGCGCTGAAACTCATCATATGGCAGCAGATTATAACCCGTTTGAAGGCATGAATATAAAAGGTGAACCTGTTTCTGTATTGTCCAGAGGTGAATATGTCATTAAAGATAAACAGTTCGTCGGTAAGCTGGGAACCGGAAAGTATATTAAGAGAGCGAAATACGGTAAGCTTCTTGCAAGTGAAGAGAGTGAAGCACTCCAATCCTCTAAGTCTTAA
- a CDS encoding NAD(P)-dependent oxidoreductase, protein MSNTLSLLNLEKNFLEAHEGLTNREALEEANRCLYCYDAPCIQACPTSIDIPSFIKKIASGNLKGSAKTIMTANPVGASCSRVCPTEELCEGACVLNHSTKPIMIGDLQRYATDWARHNDTVLFQAGEPNGIRVGIIGGGPAGLSAARELARFGYEVTIYEAEKEAGGLNTYGIVSFRLPQSVSFWEVDQVKKLNVDIRTNVKVGQDISADEIVESHDFVILAAGMSHVPDLKIEGENLKGVHDAIEFVKATKSGKLTQDYVGKKVVVIGAGNTAIDGATCSVRLGADNVKILYRRTQEEMTAYDFEYEFAKQDGVEFRWLTAPKRIIGNDAGEVTGIECIKMELGEPGEDGRRRPIPVKDSLFVLPVDAVIKAIGQTRHLSLIEQFGLEHSDGVVQVNRETFQTSNPKIFACGDVVFGKGVGEAMVVTAAEQGKLAAYHLHAQLEKVHVN, encoded by the coding sequence TTGTCTAACACACTTTCGTTACTCAATCTTGAGAAGAATTTTCTCGAAGCCCATGAAGGATTGACCAATAGGGAAGCATTGGAGGAAGCGAATCGCTGTTTGTATTGTTATGATGCTCCGTGCATACAAGCTTGTCCCACAAGCATAGATATACCTTCTTTTATTAAAAAAATCGCATCAGGAAACTTGAAAGGATCGGCCAAAACAATCATGACTGCAAATCCCGTGGGAGCGAGCTGCTCACGTGTCTGTCCGACAGAAGAGCTGTGTGAAGGGGCTTGTGTACTGAATCATTCTACCAAGCCAATCATGATTGGTGACCTGCAGCGATATGCAACAGATTGGGCGAGACATAACGACACTGTGCTATTTCAAGCAGGAGAACCAAACGGGATTAGAGTTGGGATTATCGGAGGGGGACCAGCCGGTCTATCTGCTGCAAGGGAACTTGCACGTTTCGGTTATGAAGTGACCATTTATGAAGCTGAAAAAGAAGCGGGAGGCTTGAATACTTATGGTATCGTATCTTTCCGCCTACCCCAGAGCGTATCCTTTTGGGAAGTGGACCAGGTAAAGAAATTGAATGTCGATATTCGAACCAATGTAAAAGTTGGTCAAGACATATCTGCAGATGAAATCGTAGAGAGCCATGATTTTGTCATCCTGGCAGCAGGAATGTCCCATGTTCCAGATTTGAAAATTGAAGGGGAAAACTTAAAAGGAGTTCATGACGCCATTGAATTTGTTAAGGCAACGAAAAGTGGCAAGCTGACGCAAGACTATGTGGGCAAAAAAGTGGTGGTGATTGGGGCGGGAAATACAGCTATCGATGGAGCTACCTGTTCTGTCCGCTTAGGAGCAGACAATGTAAAAATCTTATACCGACGTACACAAGAAGAGATGACGGCTTATGATTTTGAGTACGAATTTGCAAAGCAGGATGGAGTAGAATTCCGCTGGCTAACGGCACCTAAGCGAATTATAGGAAATGATGCGGGAGAAGTAACGGGAATCGAATGCATCAAGATGGAGTTAGGAGAGCCCGGGGAAGATGGAAGAAGACGTCCGATTCCTGTAAAAGACTCACTGTTTGTGCTTCCTGTTGACGCAGTCATTAAAGCGATTGGGCAAACTCGTCATCTATCGCTTATTGAACAGTTCGGACTGGAGCATTCAGACGGGGTTGTACAGGTTAATCGGGAAACCTTCCAAACCTCTAATCCAAAGATTTTCGCCTGTGGAGACGTTGTTTTTGGTAAGGGAGTAGGAGAGGCGATGGTCGTTACGGCTGCAGAGCAAGGGAAACTTGCCGCCTATCATTTACATGCACAATTGGAGAAAGTCCACGTGAATTAA